The following coding sequences are from one Epinephelus fuscoguttatus linkage group LG7, E.fuscoguttatus.final_Chr_v1 window:
- the LOC125891341 gene encoding rabenosyn-5 has product MASSYPPPFEGTGEVKEGFLCPLCLKDLQSFYQLQDHYEEEHSGDDRHFGGQLKNLVQKAKKAKDKLLKRDGDDRPDTGTYESFYDPYMWEPQELGATRSHLDFFKKHRAARIDHYVIEVNKLIIRLEKLTSFDRVNSDAAKIRAIEKSVVSWVNDSDVPFCPDCGNKFNIRNRRHHCRLCGSIMCRKCMDFVPLPLAQKLINGTREALCVPGSPLQSQSPPAGGGGSSGMGSRRGSISSLSSVTSMLEEKDDEKIRCCHHCMDTLLKRQQKLEEKDHMPDVVKLYERLRMCMEKVDEKAPEYIRMAESLNAGETTYNLDTAAGLRLEVQKYYELIDALSKKILTLKAKDDPPPKPKALQLQRMIRYTATLFVQEKLLGLMSLPTKDKYEELKEKRKQEQEKRLQQERLATQETLKRRQEYEKNRPPPSTNGELPQAPRAPRMTKAGGWLPSADSVHTRSEHEDPLLQQIQNIQSFLRQAREAQRADEVAMLEENLRQLQDEYDQQQTSLAIVLSQKLAEEESMQQGELNRLEAREREDRERWGPAVGSTQPSFTWERSLDISAAGGFQGEEDAEAEELTPKAERSPSSVRAFPALTSQEESPPRLRSLGGQVTPPGGEGQNSTSLNPFDEEDSTPIEEDPSNPFFEDIKREHKEVTNGKKEYNPFDEDEEVEEDKQAETAPGNPFEEDEDTDTGNPFLEASGNSPEVSTNPFDGDDDDEVLPDVDMIEEELLLQQIDNIRAYIFDAKLSGRLDEVELLSENLRELQHTLQEQKKKKH; this is encoded by the exons ATGGCCTCCAGTTATCCACCCCCCTTTGAGGGCACAGGTGAAGTGAAGGAGGGCTTTCTTTGCCCACTGTGCCTAAAGGATCTTCAGTCATTCTACCAACTCCAAGATCACTATGAAGAGGAGCACTCTGGGGATGACCGCCATTTTGGGGGGCAGCTCAAAA ATTTGGTCCAGAAGGCAAAGAAAGCCAAAGACAAGCTGTTGAAGAGGGATGGAGATGACAGACCAGATACAGGCACTTATGAGTCCTTCTATGATCCCTACATGTGGGAGCCTCAGGAACTGG GAGCGACCAGAAGTCACCTGGACTTCTTTAAAAAGCACCGGGCAGCCAGGATAGATCACTATGTCATCGAGGTCAACAAGCTCATCATTAGACTGGAAAAG TTGACGTCATTTGACAGGGTCAACTCCGATGCCGCCAAAATCAGAG CCATTGAGAAGTCGGTGGTGTCATGGGTGAATGACTCAGATGTCCCGTTCTGTCCTGACTGCGGAAACAAGTTCAACATCCGGAACAGGCGGCACCACTGTCGTCTCTGTGGGTCCATCATGTGTAGGAAGTGCATGGACTTTGTCCCTTTACCTTTGGCTC AAAAGCTGATCAATGGGACCCGAGAGGCCCTGTGTGTACCCGGAAGCCCCCTTCAGTCCCAGTCTCCCCCAGCAGGAGGTGGCGGCAGCAGTGGGATGGGCTCCAGGAGAGGCAGCATCAGCAGCCTGAGCAGCGTCACCTCCATGTTGGAGGAAAAGGACGACGAGAAGATTCGCTGCTGTCACCACTGCATGGACACGCTGCTGAAGAGACAGCAGAAGTTGGAGGAGAAGGACCACATGCCGGATGTGGTGAAACTTTACGAG AGGCTGAGGATGTGCATGGAGAAGGTGGATGAAAAGGCTCCAGAATACATCAGAATGGCCGAGTCACTCAA TGCCGGAGAAACCACCTACAATCTCGACACTGCTGCTGGACTGAGATTGGAAGTGCAGAAATACTACGAACTAATCGATGCCCTGAG CAAGAAGATTTTAACACTAAAAGCAAAAGATGATCCGCCACCAAAACCGAAGGCCCTCCAGCTGCAGAGGATGATCCGTTACACAGCCACGCTATTTGTCCAG GAGAAGTTGTTAGGTCTCATGTCTTTACCCACTAAGGATAAATATGAAGAgctgaaagaaaagaggaaacaggAACAAGAGAAGAGACTCCAACAAGAGAGACTG GCAACCCAGGAGACCCTGAAGAGGAGGCAGGAGTATGAGAAAAACCGTCCCCCTCCCAGTACTAACGGAGAGCTGCCGCAGGCCCCCAGAGCTCCACGCATGACCAAAGCTGGTGGTTGGCTGCCCTCCGCAGACTCCGTCCATACGCGCAGTGAGCACGAGGACCCCCTCCTGCAGCAGATCCAGAACATACAGTCATTCCTTCGCCAGGCACGAGAGGCTCAGAGGGCAGACGAGGTGGCCATGTTGGAGGAGAACTTGCGTCAGCTGCAGGATGAATACGACCAGCAGCAGACCAGCCTGGCCATCGTGCTCTCTCAGAAGCTGGCCGAGGAGGAGAGCATGCAGCAGGGAGAGCTCAATCGTCTGGAAGCCCGGGAGAGGGAGGATAGGGAGCGTTGGGGCCCCGCCGTGGGCTCCACCCAGCCTTCCTTCACCTGGGAGAGGTCTCTGGATATCAGTGCAGCAGGGGGCTTCCAAGGAGAGGAAGACGCTGAAGCAGAGGAACTGACTCCGAAAGCTGAGAGGAGTCCATCCTCTGTAAGAGCATTCCCTGCTCTCACAAGCCAGGAGGAGTCACCTCCCAGGCTGAGGAGCTTAGGGGGGCAGGTAACCCCCCCTGGTGGTGAAGGACAGAACAGCACCTCCCTCAACCCTTTCGATGAGGAGGACTCTACTCCCATTGAGGAAGATCCATCCAATCCCTTCTTTGAGGACATAAAGAGGGAGCACAAAGAGGTAACCAATGGGAAGAAAGAATACAACCCatttgatgaagatgaagaggtCGAGGAGGACAAACAGGCTGAGACCGCACCTGGCAACCCGtttgaggaggatgaggatacTGACACAGGTAACCCTTTCCTGGAGGCCTCTGGGAACTCTCCAGAAGTCTCGACCAACCCCTTCGATGGAGACGATGACGATGAGGTTCTGCCAGACGTGGACATGATagaggaggagctgctgctgcagcagattGACAACATTAGGGCCTACATTTTCGATGCCAAGCTCAGCGGCCGTCTTGACGAGGTGGAGCTCCTGTCAGAGAACCTCCGAGAGCTACAGCACACCCTACAggaacagaagaaaaagaagcactGA